TATCCAATTGGAGATCATGGAGTTAAATTTGAGTTGCCTAAAAGTAGTATCCAGCAAGCAGCACTCAGAAATGTTAGAAATAGTGAATGCTCAAATCACATCACTTCAGCAAATACAAGTGCAAACAATTTCATTGGTGGAGGTCTTAAGGGAGGTGTCACGGAGATGGAGCGCGGAAAGAATCTTGATAACAAATCTATAGGTGCTAGCCTAGATAAGCATCTCCATGGTCCGGACATTCTTCAAGCTTTTCAAAAGAGTGCTACTGGCATTAGAAATGGCTATGATGCCAAAGCAGAAATTCCAAACAATGGATCATCAAATATTGACAGGAGTTGCCTAAACACACCTGTGCCGAAGCCAATTGAGACATCTCTGCCATCAGACCAGGAAGAGCTGTGGTCTGAGGATGATTTTGACGTGCCTTGTTTTTCTGATGTTGAAGCAATGGTAAAAGAAGCTGAAATCTTCATAATATCGGTGCTTTTGAGCTTTACTTGCATTAATTTCACCTCTGTTTGACCACTTCTTGCAGATCCTAGATATGGATTTGAGTCCAGatgaatttgatttgtacACCAATCCAGAAGGTAGTCCTCTGTTTTCTTAATTATGCTGAACGTTTGCTATTTGAAACTTGTATGCTAGAAACTGCTGCTGATCGGAGATTACAACATAGTGCCTCGCCTATActctaatttgataatatttgtaGTTTCTGGATTGAATGCCAATTCTTAGGTTGATTTGACTTGTAGGACGGTGTAACAGTGTCTAGTAGTTCATCTGGAATGGCTTCATTCTAGGTTGCTTATAGAAAACTGATTTCTATAGTATTTACTCATTAATGTTGCTTATATTGCACCATTGCCTTTCCCCCCTTTGCCATCTGTCAACATTAgcaatttcttaattttaggTGGAACAACTTGTCTCCGCAAATGGTGTTCTCCTAGTACTTAAAGCAACAGTTATTTCCATCGGTGGTGTAGAGCCTTTTCTAGAATTATGATTCTTACACtgctataataaaaatattgcagTCCAGAGATATCAACATGAAGAAACTAAGAGAACAATCATAAGGCTGGAGCAGTCAGCTCATGCTTGCACGCAAAGAGCCATTGCTGCTCAAGGTGCACTTGCTGTTCTATGTGGCCGCTGCTCGaaacattttataaagaaaCCTGAGGTATGTTACTGCCATATTGCCACCTCACCCCCCACTCCCTACCCCCCACCCAAATATACACGAGTGATGCTTGTTGAAGGTTTAAGTTCATTCAGaatttttccatcaaattGAAGAGATTCCTATCTTATCTGCTTGATGTCCTTTAGTATCTCATATTCAAGTCTACCTGGGTATTCTCAAGGTTGCTGTTAACTGAAgaaaatttaacttaaaatttgtattaataaaatcgagGTGTAGCCACCCTCAAAAGCCATATGAgcaacttaaattaaataactgAACATTGATTTCTTTCAAACTTCCTGTGATATATTAATCTAGGCCATCTCCTTCAGTTGTAACTCATAGCAGAAGGGGGTATGTATTGTCTGAAGATTAGAGCTTGCAGTtaactttaatattattgagaaAAACTTGGCTCAGGTAATTTATACAGTTCTACGAGAGAGCTTGAATGAGGCTTGTTAATAGCTAAGCCAAGTTTGTGCAAGCTCAAGTCAACTTGAGCAATTATTCTCCATATATTCCCCATATTCTTGCAAACATAAAATTCTGCAGATTTAATTGACACATACTTGGCAACTCAGAGAAATCGTCCAAATCGTATTTTCTACTGTTTATGATATGATTGATCATGTTAGATGCCATTAATGTCATGTGCAGTCAATACGAttgcttttattatttgataatataagTCTGGAGGACCTGGAGATACTCTGCATATGATTTCTGCTGAATGtcgtttttaaaataaattattatggttTTCAGGTTTTACTAGGCAGGGCAACTGAAGATTTAAAAGTCGACATTGACTTGGGAAGAGAAAAACATGGTGGTAAAATTTCTCGACGACAGGTAACTTAACTCCTAGCTTATAGTTATGATTGCGAGTAGATTATTTGTTAGCATTTGAACTTTTTGCTGTTGGGCTATCCATATATAGCCTTCAGCAGCAAGGACCACGTCAAATGCTCTCCACAACTTTGTCATGGTCACGTGAGGGAGGAAGAAGGTTCCAAGGGCTTATTGCGATTGGGTTGTTTGCATTTGTTATCATCAAATTAGtctttaaaattcaaaacattcATTTGGTTCCAAGAAACATTGCATTTCGATTGGTTAGAATTTAAATTGGTGAAACCTgcatttttggttaattttatcttcatcattTTGTTCGTAGATAATTTTCATAGCTTGATAGACTGTTACAAATGTGTCTGCCATTcaagattaaaattgatttactGCAGAGCAGCCTATATGCTTAACTCTATGTTTTCTTGTCCTTGTTAGGCTATTATCAAGATGGACATGTATGGAATGTTCCATTTGAAGAACCTGGGAAAAAGCTCAATTTATGTCAATGGCAAAGAAGTAGGAACTGGACAGAGGCTAAGCCTTACGTCAGGCTGTCTTATAGAGGTACTATATAAGAATTTCGCTTATGTTATATAGTTTTTCGTCTTATGAGGTGCATTGTTCTATCTGGAATATTGGGAATGAaacccccccaccccaaaaactaaaaaaaaaggaaagaaaaaagaaaaggaacatTATGGTTGTACTGTCCACACTCCACAGATTAATGCAAACTTTGGAAATTTCAGGTGAGGGGATTGGCATTTGTATTTGAGACAAATCATAAACGTGTAAAGCAGTACGTGGATAGCATTGCAGAAGGAACCTCTTTGATGGAACACAAACCTAACAGGAGTTGAACAAGTCCGGTTGAAGTTGAGGAAGTTGCTACTTTTACCTCAGCACTTCCTCCAGTCAGTCATCTATGGCTTTGGTCGGTGTATGAACAGGGCCTCAGGAGTACGTTTTCCTTGTTTCAGTCTTAGGAAGACTAACATCTCTGTTCTTCTAACATCAATGTTTTCACTAGAAGACTACATCTATTTAGGCTAACTACATTTGTTCTTTTACTAGAAAGCTGCAcagttttaattttctcatgcAACGGAATCCTACATACAAGTTTGACAATGgcatgatatgtatatatttgatgtttatgTAGCCAGGTAGAACTGCTGAACTATGAAATTCTTGCGTTAAGTTCTTAACAATGCTCGAGTTGAATCAAAATAACATTGCTTATGTGGATCTATACATCAATCATGTGATTCCCAATGTATCCAGACATCTTGGATGGACTGATGCAACGGCCTGTGAATTTGTCAACTGAAGTGTAGGGATTGGAGAGGCTGTGTCCGAATATCATGGTCTTGGATGGATTgatgatgcaagaataacacaatTATAGGTGCAAGAGATTCCTCCTACAGTCCACAGATTGAGGATGCTAATGTTTTTGTCAAATGGTATTCGGTAGTAAGATATTTTGGGACAGAAAATTCATTGAGATCTGTCGTCTGCTTCCTCCTCCTTCcctatttaattcttttctccCCATCTCTGGAACATAACACACATCTTGAACAACTAAAACTACATTGAACTGAATTGAATGCATTAAAATGCAAAGTCACATGCTTTCCGATTTCCACATTAAGACCACATCTCACAATCTATTGATTTCCTAccaatgtataaaatataaattggcCTACTTTCAACAGCTTCTGTACTACGTCTTCCAGTACTAAATTAGAAAGTCGTTTTAGGTTTTCTCATCTGTTAATTTTATGGTATCAGACTACGGACATGGCAGATTAAGTACGTTCTCATAGAACAAGTTACATAATCGAATCCGATGGAAACATGAATCTGCTGATTCTGGTAGATTTATAACTTGATTATGTTGTAGAGTTGTAGTGATAACTATGGTTAAGTCAGACATCTCACAACAATGAGGATTATTGTGATTATGTCTAAAGAGAATTGTTATACTGATCGTctttatttgttgatttttaaaaaagccTAATTTGATAGAGTGGGCACATAGGGATTTGATTTGTACTAAAACCTCTGTATTAAATTTACAAGGAAGTACAAGATAGAACAGAACTGCAGTTGACCTCCAGATGTGTCATCAGAGACACAAGGAGAATCCTATGATGAGAGGAAGATagtttgcttttattttcaaaatttcttttttaattctatattattttaaattgtgaaatcaattttctttttttttttttgacaatgaGAATGTGAAGTAATAAAGTTTTATAAAACATGACCTTGGTTTCCTAGAATAATCAACCTAGCTACAATATGAAATGTCCAACGCTGCacccatttgattttttagagTGCCCGTGCATTGTAGGGTAGAACCATCAAGCCCCCAAATCCTAAAAGCAACAGATGACACCTCCTCGTGGGCATGCGATGTGATGGATGTCCCGTAGCGCAaagttttgtttattttgattgagtctcatgagtttattttttaaaagagatTATGTGCAATATTATCAACCCCTATGTGAGGGGTTTGGGGCATGCACATGCCTTCATTCATTGTGGTATATGATGCAATTAGTACTTCATGACGTAAAGCCAAGTAATGTGTGTCCTTAAAAATGCACTTTGATAAGGAGAAAAGgctttaaaatttatagacCGCACAAACTTTTAGATTGCTATTGATGTGGGATTACTCGTCAGCATCATTAATCTTTTAGTCGATGGACTTGAGACAGACAGATGCCCTCGTTCCACATATAATACTAAAGTGAGATGTGAATTATTATCCGTTTTAACCAAAATTTCACATGTGTGTTTTTGAAAAAGCACGTTACGATGAGTGAAGGCCTTGAGATATGTAATTTATACaagcttttattaatttttaatttctgatttttttaataatttattcatattataaaagtaaaaattattgcgAACATGTTAATGGTTGTGGCCTAGGTTTTTGAACTCCTAGAaagtaattttgttaaaatagtGAGAGGCGAGTAGGTCCATATCACATATGGACAGGTCCAACTATAGTGGGCCGTCCTGTGGCCCAGACCCAAATGCGAAGGCCTTTCTCAAAATGGGCTTCGTCGCGATCAAATGAATGACAACTTAACTGCGAGCAGAGTTGAAGACAAACACAGACTGTGTGATGGCTGAAGGGCAGAGAAGACCAGGAAGACAAATGCCTCCGCCTGGAAGGGGTCCGCCACCGCCTCCCCCGGCCAAGCCCGCCGCCCCTCGCCTTGAACCTGTTGACCGCGAGAAGGTtctctccctccctctctctcgcgctctctcttttatatatgttatttgaTTCTGTCGTGTCTTTGTGTCGTTATTAGTCTATCTGGGGTGTTAAGGTGAACTGTTGATTGGTTCTCCATTTCTGTTCTTTTAGCACAAATTGTCAATGTGTCAGATATACCTGTTTAGGACCGTTCAGACTTCCGCGtgttagggtttagggtttagacAATATGTTTGTCTACTTGCAAATGCGTctgaaattttatatgtaattttcatgACCAAGAAAGAATGTTAGTTGTTGTACATTTCTGATTGagatattgaattaattgaagTTGCTCCTTAGCGATTGCCATAATTGTAAACTTGGGGCAAGTTTGCTGTCGGGGTTAAGATATGGATTCTAAAAGCATGACTTAAAGTTGGATATTCAGGCTGTATTTAATCACTGGAAGCAACAGACGAGGTGTTCTTGGTCTATCACTTGCAGCTCTGAGTAATACATTGCACTGAGCAAAAGAAGAGTGGGATTTTGCGAAGGATAACAATTGCCTTATTTGTTTGTGATAGGAAGGATCTGCAATGAACTGAGGCAAGTTCTTAGTTTAAAGGTTAAAGGACTGCCTCTTTTGATGATTTATTCTGTTAGTAAAGAGACATGTACTTGATTTCCAGCCCAATATAGAGACCAAGTCCTAGTAGCCCACTGAAATGGTAGGTCAACATGGATTCTACATCTTGGTACCAAGCCAATAATGGAGGCAGTTTATGATAACTAATCCAACCAGCAGAAGCATTAACTAGTTGCAGTGCTTTGGGTGTACCTGGAGTAAGCGTGCTGACTTTTTCCAATGGTGTGACAGGAATAACTAGCAGACGgtctttttattcttttacatgGGTGTATATAGTAAGTTTTTATTGTGCAGAAGTTCTCATTAGTTGTGAACTGAAGGACAAGATGATACCTTTTTGTGTGAAGTCTTACTAGCTACCAACTTAAGAAGGACAAAGTTGTCAATTAATGATCTCGTAAGTAAATTATTGGTTGAGATGGTTGACATCCTACATTATGTAgatatatttctctttttaaaaaaatgattttctgTTTTTACTATGAATACATAGATTTGGTAGGCCCTTAATGTTTTGAGTGTGGTCTTTGAGAAGTCATGGGGAACATCTACTTTTTGCTTTCAACTTTTTGAAACAATATTATGCTCGTGCATTGCTCTTATTGATTGTATAATACTTATCTTTGTGTTCTCTCGATTTCTTGCTCATTGTTTCACAGACCTGTCCATTGTTGCTCCGCGTTTTCACCAAGGTATGTCTTCCATTTTTGAGAAACAGTTATATGATTTTCATGAACATATTAAGCTTTGATTTCTTTGAATCTTTTGACAGGTTGGAGGCCATCATTCCGATGAAGATTTTGCAGTGAGAGGGAAGGAACCGAAAGATGAGGTCCAAATTTATACATGGATGGATGCAACTTTGCGTGAATTAACTGATCTGGTACAAAGAGTTGCTTGGTTATcctctttatttcatttcttccccCTTTACTTCTCTATGTTGCATGCATATGTACTTGCACTGTTTCTCTAGTTCCTCTTTGCGGCGCGGGGCAGGGAAAGGAGCTATAGATGACACTAAGAGTTTAGTTTCTTATAGGCAGCTACTTGGGATCCAATGTACTATGATCAGCTTCTTGGTGACTGTCACTAAGCTCTCCGTCTCTAACCATTTTGCTGAATAACAGTAGTTCATTACATCCAGCAGCAAGTTGTTAGTTTCTGAGCTGTCAAACACGTTTGTTTTTATGGGAAAATTCTTGTTTGATTAGCTCTTGTAGCAAATTCTACTGGCTGCCACATGTTAATTAAGttgttatgattaattaaagcTGCTGCTTAAACATTCATCCTCtacatttttatatgttcttatcgatggttttgtttgtttttcaggTTAAAGAGGTAGCTCCAGAAGCGAGAAGAAGAGATGCTATCCTGTCCTTTGCTTTCGTGTATCCTGATAAACGTGGTCGTTTTGTGGTCAGAGAGGTGAGCCTGCCCTGTAGCTACATGCACTTGTACATATGcatatttgttttcatgtttgtataattgtATGTTGGCATCTGGAATCCGGTTATATCTTTCTGTTAGATGTCACATCGTGTTTGGGCCAAAGTATTAGCCTGGACTTCAGACAGATGCAAAAGCAATTGTATGATATTCTGATCTTGCTGATCCTCCAATGTCTTTTGAAGGTGGGGAGAACCTTTTCTTACCCGAATGGGAGGAGGCCTGACAGTGGAAGCAAAGCCTTGGGTGACCTTAGCTTTCAGGTATCCATGTTTTACTCACACCTATGCTGCATAATTATTACTGTGGTGAATCGCGTTTTGACTCGTTCCCTTGCATTTGCAGATAGGTGATTACTTGGATGTCGCAATTCTTACCCAGTAACAGATGCTGCTCTTATCCTCGTTTGATTCATTGCATACATGTAGTGAGTTTAACCATGccatttttgtaatatgatCCTCAACCAAGGGGCGACATCTACAAAAAAGTCCACTTCTGTATGCTAATGATTGTTGGGAGTAGCTCCTCCTGGGTATGATTTGGTGTGTTTTTATTCCCTAGTTGTACTGCATCCGGTGGTAATTTATATGGGAGTTGCCTCGTCTTTCCTAAATATATCTTCCGTCTCCTAGAGTTGCTAAGTTGCTATATGGTgattgaaaaaggaaaattctgCCGTATCATTAGTAGTCTCATGCTGTTGAAAGAGGGCTGGAATCAGTATCTAACTATACtatgttattaaagaagaGCATTCTTTTGgtgtttttcataattatggtcctttttttaatactaGTCATTGTGGTTCATCGATtctatgtgtatataataaataatttttcactttttttttgtttttatatagtatagattatttcataatatttttcattttctcataACTGTCAAGTAGTTTGCTCTTCTCAACTCTCATTCCAAGGTGTGATGTGTTAGTTATACCGACTTCATTAATCTCAGCGCCACTTTGGTAAAtgattatgttaaataaattattaaggCAAGAAGGCGTGGGTTTGGTAATCATTGGACGTAGGTGGGTGCTAATTTGAAAATGTGGTTGTGATTATGAATCAGCCTCCAAACTCACTAATCCATTGCTATTGCATTGGATAAACTGCCTCTTCCCCATCATCAGAAATCTAGTGAGttattgatgatgataatgTTAACCTCTGTATTAGCTGCTTAactatatttgtaattactgTGTTCTTGGAGTGGAGTATATACcaacttcatttttcttttcttttcttttcttttctttccagAGTAATAGATAGTTGACTGCATCACTCCAGTTTTAATTCCAACGACGCCGTATTAACCAAATCAAGAAATCACAATGGGTTCGACCGACCGAGTGAATTCCGAACCCGATTTTCCAgatccctctctctctcttaatcCTAATCATTTCTCTCAATCCAATTTCCCCCAATATCTCTCTCGCGCAAGAACACACTAGATCCACGTACCGTAGATAGGCGCTCGTAAGTGTATTCTGTGTGTATAAATCCGCTTTTTCTGTAtcccaaacaagaaaaacattaataataattccgCATTTTCACAGTCCCACTCAATTATGAGCTTTAATCAACAGCAACTGGCTTGAGTCATAATCCAAGATCTCCTTCACTACTCTCTCCGTAAGTCACCATTTCCATTCTATCAATGTATGTATGATTCATCGCTTCAACTTGTGAATTCTTTGTAGGTCTATGACAGGGCATGGCCATTAAGAGGGGATTATCACCTGCCGCCGGCCCTCGGAGGAGTAAAGCCATTGGATCTCGCGTCCACATTGCTCTcctgctcttcttcttctcgtTCATCgctttctcctttttattCGTCGCCCGCGGTCTCTTTACCGCTGCTTTCTTGGGTCAGTTTCTCTCAAAATTGACTTTTAAAGTTaaaagtcatttttttttttttttggcttatTTACTTTCGGGTGCTTTTCAGTTGGGATTTGAGATTTTAGGTTTTGACTTTGGTTTATGGGAGAACCAAGCACTAGCGGTGAATGATGTAATGTGATCCAACTGAAATAGTTGTCAATTAATTGTAACTGACGGCGATTTGGTGTAGTTAGGAACCAAGTCGACAGATTGTAACTGTAGAGTTGGGTTTTTCTAAGAATTTTAGAAGTGGTTTTTTAGAGCTGAATTTGTAAGATTAGTTGACGACTGAGGGGTGATGAAATCTGGGGAAGTTTCATATCTAGGTCGGTTTATTAATGTCTGGGATCCCATCCCTCTATAATGAGTAGATGTACTGCAGTAGAATAGAAATAAGTGAAAAAAGAGCTTATATGTTCGGTGGATGGCTACTTCCATTTTCAGTGGGTTCACTGTTTATGGGTTTAAAGCAGTGATGTGTACGCCCCACATGGTCTCTATAGACATACTCCAATTGTTGTATTCTTATTGGAGATGAAAGTGGAAAATGGCCCTTCAACAGTCAATGAAACTAAACCCGTATTAGGGAGAAATTGTTTTGTTTGCATTTTGGTTGGTTGATGCATCCAAACTTTGGATTGAGTAGAAAAACAGGATAGTAGTTTTGTTTCAATCACAGTTATGCTAACATGAGCCAACCCACTTGAAATCTTCAAGATGAATTTTGGAGGAATAGGATGATGGATTTTAGGACGAATGACAGATCAAATTAGACACCCTTTTAAACAAAGAATAAGGAAATGGTAATTTAATCCTATTATACAATTGGCAAACGATTGATTAGAACATCGCTGTCGGCATTTGTGTTGAGTTCACTTCTTAAGTGAAAACAAACTATCCAATAAGGACTTCTTCGTgtaatttgatctttttagGCATTTGAGTTCTCTTTTCCTCTGTTTCTCTTCTGGTACTAGGCAATACACCAAGTGTCTCCGCACTTTCTGTTACATGTCTATGCCTGCATGGTTGTATTTGATCCTCACTTTGATATAAAACTTTTGAACTTCTATTTCTGCAGGTCAAAATGAATTGTCATTTGCTTCTAGCAGACAGGTATGCCTCTCAATTACATAACTCATTTGGACTATTGTTTTTGATGTGTGATACAGCATTATAAGAATCTACTGCTTGATACAGGATCTGAATTGGAGAGAGAGGTTGGCCTTACAACATCTTAAACCTATATTGTCTAAGGAGGTAAGATTTCAATTTACGAGCACATGCTGAAATGATAGTAATATGCttttgtagttgttatttGCAGGTTTTGACTAATTTGAGTATTCCTTTAGGTAATTGATGTCATTAATGCCAGTACAGATGATTTGGGGCCTTTAAGCATTGATTTTTTCcggaaaaataatttgtctGCATCTTGGAAATCTGTTGGGCATGAAACTGCTGCTGATAACAACGCTTCTGCTGAGGTCAGCATGGGTATAAGAATGTATCTAATGTCACCTTCTGTCAGTAAAAAGCTGCATTATCACATGAAACTTCCTGAatcttttgtttctcttttggtaattttaagcCTGCTGAAGTAGCCTCTAAGACAAAGCAAGAAACATCTGGAATCAAGGAGGAATATACTTCAAATGGTAATGTCCTTCTGGAAATTCTTTAGTTGCGTTATTGATTTTGTACATTTGAATATAAATGTTTTGACGagtatattcattttttggcAGAGGATCGTTCTGTATTTCTTGAGCCACCAGCTAAAGTGGCTAGAAGGGTAAGTACCAGGATCATTCCACTATAATCTCATTGATGCATTGTGGTTGTAGTACTATTggatattttttgtgatgagAGTCTTGCCTGATCTTTTTACTAGAAAAACTACCGTCCTTTAAACTTTGTAATTTCTATCTGCAAATGTCATGTTCTACTCATGAATTCCTTGGATCCGTTTGAGCTATAGCATTTACTAACACAATTACTCTGCAGCGGTTGAGAGAAAAAAGACGCGAAAAACGTGCTGCTGATTTGGTAAAGCAAGATGATGAAGTGACTGTAAAGCTTGAGAATGCAGCGATTGAACACTCTAAATCAGTTGACTCTGCAGTTTTGGGGAAGTATAGTATTTGgaggaaagaaaatgagaatgaaaatTCTGATTCAACCGTACGCTTGATACGAGATCAAATGATAATGGCAAGGGTGTATGTGAGTCTTGCAAAGATGAAAAACAAGCTTGATTTGGTCAATGAGTTACAGAACCGACTGAAAGAAAGCCAGCGTTCATTAGGAGAGGCAACTACCGACACTGATTTACATCACAGGTAATGGGTGTATGAATAATCCTTGTGAATCTGCTGATTTCTAACTCGTTCTACAAGTAGACTGTTAAAACATGGAACATATCTATGACAGTGCACCTGAAAAGATTAAATTGATGGGTCAAGTTCTGTCTAAAGCTAAAGAGCAACTGTATGACTGCAACCTGGTCACGGGGAAGCTAAGAGCCATGCTGCAATCCGCAGATGAGCAAGTCAGGAGTCTGAAAAAGCAGAGCACATTTCTTAGCCAGCTGGCTGCAAA
The window above is part of the Sesamum indicum cultivar Zhongzhi No. 13 linkage group LG7, S_indicum_v1.0, whole genome shotgun sequence genome. Proteins encoded here:
- the LOC105166109 gene encoding histone deacetylase complex subunit SAP18 — encoded protein: MAEGQRRPGRQMPPPGRGPPPPPPAKPAAPRLEPVDREKTCPLLLRVFTKVGGHHSDEDFAVRGKEPKDEVQIYTWMDATLRELTDLVKEVAPEARRRDAILSFAFVYPDKRGRFVVREVGRTFSYPNGRRPDSGSKALGDLSFQIGDYLDVAILTQ